One segment of Rosa chinensis cultivar Old Blush chromosome 6, RchiOBHm-V2, whole genome shotgun sequence DNA contains the following:
- the LOC121050182 gene encoding mitochondrial inner membrane protease ATP23-like isoform X2, with protein sequence MDNGVYHMNMQDEVNQVVIHELIHVFDDCRAAPMVNWANCPHHDCSEIRAGHLSGDCHCKREFLLCQEDSRIVNKLSSLIKTLCNSKCNFHSSIKFAAASAIHRV encoded by the exons ATGG ATAATGGTGTGTATCACATGAACATGCAAGATGAGGTCAACCAAGTAGTGATACATGAGCTAATTCATGTTTTTGATGATTGTCGGGCTGCTCCGATGGTGAACTGGGCTAATTGCCCTCATCATGATTGTAGCGAG ATTCGTGCTGGCCATCTTAGTGGTGATTGCCACTGTAAACGTGAATTTTTGTTGTGCCAAGAAGATTCGAGAATTGTGAACAA GCTCAGTTCATTGATCAAGACCCTTTGCAACAGCAAGTGCAATTTTCATTCATCCATCAAATTTGCAGCAGCAAGTGCAATTCATAGAGTATAG
- the LOC121050182 gene encoding mitochondrial inner membrane protease ATP23-like isoform X1: MVKFLLEHLEKSGCGILDGSCWAVHCERKIARVYTRRGWAAPMVNWANCPHHDCSEIRAGHLSGDCHCKREFLLCQEDSRIVNKLSSLIKTLCNSKCNFHSSIKFAAASAIHRV; encoded by the exons ATGGTGAAGTTTCTGCTGGAGCATTTGGAGAAATCTGGGTGTGGGATATTAGACGGGTCTTGCTGGGCCGTTCATTGCGAGAGGAAGATTGCCAGAGTATACACCCGCCGCGGATGG GCTGCTCCGATGGTGAACTGGGCTAATTGCCCTCATCATGATTGTAGCGAG ATTCGTGCTGGCCATCTTAGTGGTGATTGCCACTGTAAACGTGAATTTTTGTTGTGCCAAGAAGATTCGAGAATTGTGAACAA GCTCAGTTCATTGATCAAGACCCTTTGCAACAGCAAGTGCAATTTTCATTCATCCATCAAATTTGCAGCAGCAAGTGCAATTCATAGAGTATAG